The Streptomyces sp. NBC_00454 DNA segment CGCAGCTCGTCGGGGGTCAGCTCGGCGGGGGAGTGGGCGGGCCACGGGATGGGCGCCCGCAGGTCCTCGCGTCCGGCCGCGCGGGCGAACATCATCTCGCGCGGGGCGGTCAGGTTGTCCCAGACCCCGTTCGCGTTGCCCGGGAAGGGGATGCGCCGCATCGTGTCGGGCAGGTTGTGGTAGATCCCGGGGATGAAGCGGAAGCCGTGCTCGGCGGGGAGCGGGCGGCGGCCGCCGCGCGCGCTGCCGGGTACGTCCATGCTGCGGGCCTTGCCGCCGAGCGCCCGGCGCTCGTACACGGTGACGGCGTAGCCCCGCTCGGCGAGTTCGTGCGCGGCGGTGAGGCCGGCCACCCCGCCGCCGAGGACGGCGACGCGGCGGGACGGTCCGGCCGCGGCGGGTCCGGTGGCTTCGGTGGCGGCTTCGGCGGGGGCGGTCAGGGCCCCCGCGGCGGATAACGCGCCTGCGGTGGCCGCGGCCCCCGCGATGAACGTGCGCCTGGAGTTTCCTGTGCGCGTCAAGATGATGCTCCCTCGGTGTCCGGCGGTACCCAGCGGTATTACCGGCGGTAACAGTCACGTCCGGCGCAGGAGCATAGGGGCGGCGCGGTGGGCACGGAAGGCGCGGAAGTACCCGCACGCACTATGGCGCGAAACCTTCCCCGTGGCGTCTGCTGTGGGAACCTTGACTTCACGTCAGGTCAATCGGGCAGCCGCGTACGCCGGGGCGTGCGCACTACGGGGAAGGAGCCTGCGGATGTCGAGAGAGCCGCTTTCGCAGAAGGAGATCGAGGACCGGTTGCGGGAACTCCCCGGCTGGGCCTTCGAGGACGACCGGATCATCCGCACCTACCGACTGGGCAGCCACTTCGCGGCGAGCGCCCTCGTCAGCCACATCGCCACCGTGCAGGATGAGTTGAACCACCACTCCGACCTCACCCTGGGCTACAACACCGTCCGCGTGTCCGTGAACACGCACGACGCCGGAGACTCCGTCACCGAGGCCGACTTCACCCTCGCCGAGCGCGTCGAGTCCCTCGCCCCCGCCCACGGCGCCGCCTGATGGCGGTACCGAAGTCCCTGCTCGACTACGACGCCGAGGCCCAGGCCTACGACGCCACGCGCGGCGGGGTCCCGCGCGCCGAGGCCGCCGCCGCGGCGGTCCTCGGCCTCCTCCCGCCGGCCACCGAGACCCTGCTGGACCTCGGCTGCGGCACGGGCATCGTCACCACCCGGATCGCCTCGGGCCGCCCCGGGGCGCGGGTGTCCGGGGCGGACTCCTCGCACGGGATGGCCGCCATGGCCCTCTCCCGGGGCATCCCCGTGGTCCTCGCCTCCGCGACCCGGCTCCCCGTCCGGTCCGGCTCGCTCGACGCGGTGACCGCGGTCTGGCTGCTGCACCTGCTGCGCGAACCGGGCGCGGTGGCCGCCGTCGTCGCCGAGGCGGCCCGGGTCCTGCGCCCCGGCGGGGTGTTCGTCGCCACCGTCGACAAGGACTCCGCCCACGACGTCGGCAGCGACATCGACGCGCTGCTCGCGCCGCACCTCACCCGCGACCCCGCCGACTCCACGGCGGAGGTCACCGCCCACGCGGCCGCGGCAGGCCTGCGCCCCGGCGCCGAAGCCCGCTTCACCGGCCACGGCCAGGGCGTGAGCCCGCGCCGGAGCGCCGCCGCCCTGCTGGCCGGCCGCTACGCCTCCCGGGTCCGCCCGCGCGGCACCACCGCGCAGGAGCTCGCGGACCGGCTGGCACGCCTGCCGGCTCCGGACTCCCCGCGCGCGGACCCCACGTACCGCCTGCGCAGCTTCGTACGGGACTGACGGCGACGGCCACCTGGCCTCGCGCGGCGCGGTGGCCCGGCCCCTCAGGTGTGCACGCGCTCCAGGCGCCACCATTGGGACGGCGCGTCGGTGTCCTCGGCCTGGCGGGCCCGGCCCTCGGCGTCGGCCTCCAGGGGCAGACCGCTGATCGCGGCGATCAGGGAGACGACACCGGGGTCGTCGAGGTGCTCCTCGACGACCCACTCCTGGGCCCCGAAGGCGTTCGCCTTCCAGACCTGGACCCGGGCGCCGCTCTCGGTCGAGGCGTTCGCGACGTCGAGCCGCTTGCCGTTGTGGACGCTGACCAGGTGGAAGATCCCGCCGCCGCTGTGGACGGGCGTGATCTCCCACTGCCGGGCCGGCTCAGGCCCGTCGGCCGGACCGACGCACACCCGGTTGCCGCTCTCCACCTGGAGCAGCAGCCCGCTCGCGAGGTTGCGGACCAGGTACACGCCGTCCGGAGCCGTCATCGCGGGGCTCAGAAGTCGAACTCGGCCGGGTCGGGACCGATCCGGCGGCCCGCCGAGCCGGCACCCAGCGCGTCCAGCGCGGCGATGTCCTCGGCGTCGAGCTCGAAACCGAAGACGTCCAGGTTCTCGCGGATCCGCGACGGGGTCACGGACTTGGGGATCACGACGTTCCCGAGCTGCAGGTGCCAGCGCAGCACCACCTGCGCGGCGGAACGGCCGTGCTTGGCGGCGATCGCGGCGACGGCGGGCAGCGTGAGGAGGTCCTTGCCCTGACCGAGCGGGGACCAGGCCTCGGTGGCGATGCCGTGGCGGGCGTGCAGGGCGCGCAGTTCGCCCTGCGGGAGGAGCGGGTGCAGCTCGATCTGGTTCACGGCCGGGACCAGGGAGCTCTCGGCGCCGAGCCGCTCCAGATCGGCGGGGCGGAAGTTCGAGACGCCGACCGCCTTGGCGCGGCCGCTCGCCGCGATCTCCTCGAAGGTCTTCCAGATGGCGACGAAGTCCTCGCGCATCGGGCGCGGCCAGTGGATCAGGTAGAGGTCGACGTCGTCGAGGCCCAGCTTGGCGAGCGAGGCGTCGAACTCGCGCAGCACGTTGTCCCGGCCCCAGGTCTCGGACTTGCCGTTCCACAGCTTGGTGGTGACGAACAGTTCCTCGCGCGGCACCCCGGACGCGGCGATGGCCTTGCCGGTGCCGGTCTCGTTGCCGTAGATGGACGCCGTGTCGATGCTGCGGTAGCCCGCCTCCAGCGCGGTCCCGACGGCCTGCTCCGCCTCCGCGTCCGGGACCTGCCAGACGCCGTATCCGAGCTGGGGCATGATCGTGCCGTTGTTGAGCTTGATGCCGGGGACCTGGTTCACGTCGGGTCGTTCCCTCTGGTTGTCGTCGGGTCGTCGTCGGTACGGGCACGCGTGCGGGCACCCGTACGACCGGCGACAACCGGACTCCCGCATGGCCTATTCCCGCCGAACGGGTGAAACCCGTACGGCGGGAACAGCCACGGCCGGGGCTACGCCCCCAGGTACGCCTCCCGGACCCGCGCGTCGCCCCGTACCTCGGCGGCCGTGCCCTCGGCGAGCACGCTCCCCAGGTCCAGGACGACCACGCGCGTACAGAGGTCCATCACGAAGGCGACGTTGTGCTCGACCAGCAGCACCGCGCAGCCCTCCTCCTCGGCGAGCCGGCGCACGACCACCGCCAGTTGCTCGCGTTCGGGCGCGGACATGCCCGACGCGGGCTCGTCCAGCAGCAGCACCCGCGGCGGATCGGCCACGGCGCGGGCCAGCTCCACCATCCGGGCCCGACCCACCGGCAGACCACCGGCGTACGAGGCCGCGAGCGCGCCGATCCCGCAGTCGGCCAGCACCCGCGCGGCCCGCTCCCGGCGCTCCCGCTCCCGGCGGCGCCGGGTCGGGGACGCCACCAGATCGGCGGCGAAGCCGCCGCCCCCGCCCCGCCACTCCTGTGCGACGAGCACGTTGTCGGCCACGCTGAGCTGCCCGAACAACTGCTGGCGCTGGAACGTCCGGCGCATCCCGTGCCGGGCCCGCCAGACGGGGGAGCGACGGGTGATGTCCGCCCCGTCGAGCAGCATCCGGCCCCGGTCGGGCCGCCGGATCCCGGACAGGACGTCGAACAGGGTGGTCTTCCCGGCCCCGTTCGGCCCGATCAGCCCGCACACCTCACCGGCCCGGATCCCGAGATCGACCCCGTCCAGGGCCCTGACCCCGCCGAACCGGACGCTCACCCCGGCGGCCTCCAGCACGTATCCGCCCGTACCCGTACCCGTGCTCATCCGCCCATCCCCAGGTAGGCCTCGGTCAGCCGGTCCGTCTCCACCTCGGCGCGCGGGCCGCACCAGGAGACCCGGCCCTGGGAGAGGTAGGCGACGGTATCGGCGATCCCGAGGATCTCGGCCGCCTTCTCCTCCACCAGCAGGAGCGCGGTCCCCGCGTCGCGGAGCTCGGTGAGCAGCCCGTACACCTCGTCCACCACGCGCGGCGCGAGCCCCAGCGAGGGCTCGTCCGCGATCAGCACCTCGGGCGGCCGCTGGAGCAGCGGCGCCAGGGCCAGCATCTGCTGCTCCCCGCCCGACAGCGCCCCGGCGGCGACCCCGCGCCGCTCCCGCAGGCGGGGGAACCGCGCGTAGACGGCGTCCCGTTCGGCGGGGTCCGCGAGGTACAGGGCCAGGTTCTCCTCGATGCTGAGCGCGGGGAAGATCCCCCGCCCCTCGGGCGCGAGCAGCACCCCGGCGCGGGAGCGGCCCACGGCCCCGTCGCGGCTGGAATCCCGCCCGTTCACCAGGACGACCCCGCCGGTGAGGGCCAGCGCTCCGGCCGCCACCCGACAGGCGGTGCTCTTCCCGGCCCCGTTCGGCCCGAGCACCGCGAGGATCTCCCCGCGCCGCACGACGAGATCCACCCCGTGCAGCACGAGCCCCCCGTCGTACCCGGCCGTTACGCTGCGCAGCTCCAGCGCGGGTACGGGTGCGGGCCCTGCGGGGCTTTCCCCCACCCCGCCCCTTCCCGAAACCGTGGGCTGCGCCCCCGGACCCCCGGGCCTTTCGGGGACTCCGCCCCCGTACCCCCGCGCCTCAAACGCCGGCGGGGCTGGATTGCCCTCCGGGGAATTCCAGCCTGCCCGGCGTTTGAGGGCCGGGGTCTGGGGCGGAGCCCCAGTTTCGGGAAGGGGCGGGGTGGGGGAAGGCCCCGCAGGGCCCACCCCGGCACCGGCACCGGCTGCGGCCCGCCGCCTGGCGACCCGCACCGGAATCGCCGCGCAATACCCATCCGGGTCATTGGCCAAGGCCAACCCCGCCAGCCCGAACAGAATCACCGGCAGATGCGCCGACTCCGTCACGTAATCCGCCATCACCCGCGGAGCAACGGCGAAGACCAGCCCCGCCACCACCGCGTACTGGGGCCGCCGGACCCCCGCCGCCACGACCACCGCCAGCCACACCAGCCCGGTCATCGCCGTGAAGTCGGTGGCCGTGATCCGGGTGTTGTACGAGGCGTACAGCACGCCCCCGAACCCGGCCAGCCCCGCCGACAGCGTGAAGAGCAGCAGTTTGGTCCGCAGCACCGACACCCCGGAGGCCATCGCCGCGGCGGGAGCGGACCGTACGGCGAGCATCGCCCGCCCCGACGGGGAGTCGCGCAGCGCGCTGAGCCCGGCGGCGACCACGGCGACCAGGATCACCAGCGCCACCCCCATGGCCCGGTCGTCGGACAGGTCCACGGGTCCGAACACCGGCCGGGGGATGGACCAGCCGGAGTCGCCGTTGCGCAGCCACCGCATCTGGAACAGCACCTGGTCGGCCAGAAACGCCAGCGCCAGCGTGGCCAGTGCCAGGGACCGCCCGCCCAGCCGCAGCGCGGGCAGCGCGACCAGGGCCCCCAGTACGGCGGCCACGCAGGTGCCGACCGCCAGCGCGGCCACGAACGGCCACCCGTGGCTCATCAGCAGCCCCGCGACCAGCGCGGCGCCCGTCACGAAGGTGCCCTGGGCCAGCGAGACCATCGCTCCGAGCCCGGTCACCACGGTGAAGGACATGAACACCAGGGCCAGGGCGAGCCCTTGGGCCAGGAGCCCGCTCCAGAAGGGGGTGGTCACGGTGTAGAGGGCCACACACAGCGCGGCGCCGCCGCCCGCCCACACCCCCCACCTGCGCGCCCACGAGGCCCCGGCAAGATGGTCCACGGGGGCCACGTCCACCGCCGCCGTCCCCGCGGCCCGCGCCCGCCGGGCGAGTACGAGCAGCCCGCCGAAGAGGATCAGGAAGGGCACGGCCGTCCTGAATCCGGTGATGGAGTCGGCGAAGGACGCGTAGCCGACGACCAGGTTCTGGAGCACCCCCAGTCCCAGGCCGCCCGCGAAGGCGAGCGGTACGGAGGCGAACCGCCCGATGACGGCGGCGGTGGCCGAGACGAACAGGAACAGGGTGAAGTCGTGCGCCGACAGGCCGAGCAGCGGGGTCGCCAGCACCCCCGCGAGCCCGGCCAGCCCCGAGGCGATCATCCACGCCACCGACGAGAGCCGGTCGGCGTCGATCCCGCGGAGCTCGGTGAGCGAGCGGTTGTCCACGGCGGCCCGCAGCCGCAGCCCCAGCCGGGTGTGCCGCAGCAGCACCCACAGGGCGACGGCCACCACGGCCGTCGCCACCCAGGTGATCAGCTGGTCGGAGTCGATGCCCACGTCGGCGGTGAGCTGCCACGCCTTCGCGGGGCTGGGCCCCACCCCCGGCAGCCCGAACTGGTTCTCCGCCGGTTTCACGGGCGCGCCCGCGTCCTCCAGCAGTTCCACCGCCCACAGCCCGGCCGCCGGCAGGGCCACCAGCAGCCCGATGGTGGCCACGATCTGCGCCGTCTCGCCGACCTGCGCGAGCCGCCGGAACATCAGCCGGTCCAGGGCCCACCCGAGCCCGGGCGCCAGGACGAACACCACCAGCAGGGCGGCCGGGACGGCCGGCCAGCCCAGCCCGGAGTGCAGTTCGTAGAAGGTGAGCGCGCACAGGTAGGCGGTGGCCCCGTGCGCGAAGTTGAACAGCCCGGACGCCGAGTACGACAGCACCAGCCCGGTGGCCAGCAGCGCGTACAGGGCGCCGGACACCAGACCGCTCAGTACGAAGGCGAGCAGATCTCCCATGCCGTTTCCCGTTCCCTTACTTGAAGGGGATGGGCTCGTAGCACTTGAACGGTACGGAGACCTCGTACGCCCCGTTCTTCAGCTGGACGAGGGCCCCGCAGCCGAAGCTGTCCTTCTGGCCCTTGGGCTCCGAGCGGTCGCCGACCAGGGTGGCGGTGTCGGAGTAGCCCTGCGCGGCCGCCTGGAAGGACTCGACGGTCAGGTTCTTGCCGGCCTTCTGGGCGATGGACACGAACAGGTCAGCACTCATGTACCCGGTCATCATGTGCATGTTGAGGGGGATGTCCTGCCCACCGTTGGCGGCCTTGATGTCGGCCTTGAACTGGGCCATCTTCGGGTCGGCGGACTCGAACGGCTCGAACTGCAGCAGCACGTGCACGCCGTCGAGGGCCTGCTTGGTGGCGTCCTTGGCGAGCAGGCCCGGGTCGTAGTCGGTCGGGTCGGAGAGGAGCCCCTTGTACCCGCTGCGCTTGAGCGCGGTGAACAGGCCGATGTTGTTGGGGGTCTGCATGACGGAGACGATCGCGTCGGGCGCCTTGCCGTCGCTGCCGGCGAGGAGCTCCTTGACGTACGCCGACCAGTCGCTGGGCACGGCGGTGGCGGGTACCGAGGCCTTGGCGTAGGAGACCTTGAAACCGGCGCTGGTGAAGCCCTGCTGGAAGGTGCGGATGCCGAACTTCCCGGCGTCGCTGTCGTTGGCGATGATCGCGACCGTCTTGCCCTGGGCCCCGCCGAGCACCTTGCCGATGCCCTCGGGCCAGGTCTGGTTGAGGGTGCCGCCGGGGGTGGGGACGAGGCAGCCGTTGAATCCGTAGATGTACTTGGGGCCGCAGAAGGAGGGGAGCGTGCCCCAGCCGAAGGTGGGCACCTTCTCCTGTTCGAGGAAGTCGGCGCCGGAGAAGGTCACCGAGCTCATGGGGGAGACCGCGAACACCTTGTCCTGCTGGACGAGTTTGCGGGCCGCCGCCAGGTTCTTGGCGGGGTCCTGGCCGTCGTCCTCGGCACCGACGTAGTCGATCTTGCGGCCGTTGATCCCGCCCTCGGCGTTGGCTCTCAGGTAGCGGGCCTTGGCTCCGAGATCGGTGTCCTTCTTGCTGTAGCCGCTGGCGCTGGTCATCGAGACGATGCCGCCGACCTTGATGGAGTCGGCGCTCACCCCGCGGGAGTTGCCGGCGGCTCCCGGCTTGTCGGGGGAGGAGCTCTTGGAGGCGGAGTTGCAGGCGGAGACGAGCGCGAGCGCCGCCGCCGCGGCGGCCAGGGTGCGGATCGGTCGCAACATGTGTGGATCCCCTCCGGTCGGAATCCCCGCATTCTGTGCGCGACCTGACGCATCGTCAATATCAATGGCGAGTAAAGTGACGGCCCGTCAAATAACGATTCGGGCTGGTGAGGTGCGCGCGGGCGGCTGCCCGTCAGGACTGGTAGAGGGTCGCGACCTCCTTCGCGTAGGCCTTCTCTATCGCCCGCCGCTTCAGCTTCAGCGAAGGCGTCAGCAGACCCCGTTCCTCGGTGAACTGCTCGCCCAGCACCCGGAAGGTGCGGATCGACTCGGCCTGGGAGACCAGGGTGTTGGCCGCCACCACCGCCCGCCGGACCTCCGCCGTCAGGTCGGGGTCGAGCACCAGATCGGCCGCGGGCAGCTGCGGGCGGCCGCGCATCGCCATCCAGTGCGCGACCCCCTCCATGTCCAGGGTGAGCAGGGCGGCGATGAACGGCCGGTCGTTGCCCACCAGTACGCACTGCGAGACCAGCGGATGCGAACGCACCCGCTCCTCCAGGGCGGTCGGCGCCACGCTCTTGCCGTTGGAGGTCACCAGGATCTCCTTCTTGCGCCCGGTGATCGTCAGGTACCCGTCCTCGTCCAGCCGCCCCAGGTCCCCGGTCGCCAGCCAGCCGTCCTGCAGGACGGCGTCCGTGCCGCGCGGATCGTTCAGGTACCCGGCGAAGATGTGGCGGCCGCTGAGCCACACCTCACCGTCCTCGGCGATGTGCACCGTGCTGCCGGGGATCGGCCGGCCGACGGTGCCGTACTTCGTGGCCCCGGGCGGGTTCGCCGTGGCCGCCGCGCAGGACTCCGTGAGCCCGTACCCCTCGAACACCGTGATCCCGGCGCCGTCGAAGAACAGCCCGAGCCGGCGCGACATCGCGGAGCCGCCCGACATGGCGTGCCGCACCCGGCCGCCCATCGCGTCGCGGACCTTGCCGTAGACCAGCTTCTCGAAGAGCTGGTGCTCCATGCGCAGTTTGGCCGAGGGGCCGCCCCCGATGCCGAAGGCCTTCTGCTCGCGCGCCTCCGCGTACCGCACGGCCACGTCCACCGCCCGGTCGAAGGGCCCGCTCCGGCCCTCCGCCTCGGCCTTGCGGCGGGCGGCGGCGAAGACCTTCTCGAAGACGTACGGGACCCCGAGCACGAACGTCGGCCGGAACGCGGCGAGGTCCGGCAGCAACTCGGCCGCCGCCAGCACCGGTTGGTGGCCGAGCTTCACGCGGGCGCGGACGGCCGCCACCTCCACCATCCGCCCGAAGACGTGCGCGAGCGGAAGGAACAGCAGGGTGGAGGGCTGTTCGCCGGGCCCCGCCCGGAACACGGACTCCCAGCGGTTGACCATGGTGTCGGCCTCGAACATGAAATTGCCGTGCGTCAGCACGCAGCCCTTGGGGCGGCCGGTGGTCCCCGAGGTGTAGATGACGGTGGCCGTCGCGTCGGGGGTCACCGCGCTCCGGTGCCGGTGCACCACGTCCTCGGCGACCTGGAGCCCGCCCTGTACGAGACCCTCCACCGCACCCGCGTCGAGCTGCCACAGGCGGCGCAGCCGCGGCAGCCGCTCGATCACCGACCCGACCGTCATCGCCTGGTCCTCGTCCTCGACCACGCAGGCCGTGCACTCGGAGTCGTACAGGATCCAGTGCACCTGGTCCGCGGAGGAGCTGGGATAGACGGGGACGGGCTGGGCGCCGATCGCCCACAGCGCGAAGTCGAACAGGGTCCACTCGTACCGGGTGCGGGACATGATCGCGACCCGGTCCCCGAACCGGATTCCCTGGGCCAGCAGCCCCTTCGCGAGCGCCAGTACCTCCTCGGCCAGCTCGCGGGAGGTCACGTCCCCCCAGACCCCGTTCGTCTTGTGCCCGAGCACCACCCGGTCCGGGTCCTGCCGGGCATGCTGGAAGACCACGTCGGCCAGCCCGCCGACCGGCGCGCCCGTGACCACGGATGGGACGCTGAACTCGCGCAAAGCCCGCTCCTCTCCCCGCGGCTACGCCCCGCGCGGCGCCGTGACGCTACCCCACGGGGGAGCCCGGCGGGGGGCAGTCGGCACATCCGTTGCGAACACATCACCACTGGTCAGGGCGGTGCCCACAGCGATCGGGGAGGCGGCCTGTCGATCTCCACGAGATCTGCGCGAGCCACGCACCGGGACTCCATGCGCGGGCCTCCGGCCGGTCTGGGTGGGGGGAGGAGCCGGTCCGGGCGGTCGGGTCGGTCCGGTCGGTCGGTCCGGCCGGGCGTGCCGAGCGAGCTGGGCGGGGGGACGACTGGGCGGGCTGGTCGGGCTGGCTGGGCAGGCCGGGGTCCAGCCGGTCGGGCCGGGCGGCCGGGTAGGGGTGCCGTCGGTCAGGCCGGGCGGCTGAGGCGGTCGCCGCCCGCGAGGACGGCGGCGGCCAGGGCGTCCGAGGCCGGGGTCGGGCGCCGGCCCTGGAGCAGCGCGAACTCCACCGGCCCCAGCTCCGGCAGCCCGCCCACCCGGACCAGGCCCGGCGGGATCAGCCCCCGGGTGTGGGCCATCACGCCCAGACCCGCCCGCGCCGCCGCGATCAGACCGCTCAGGCTGCCGCTCGTACAGGCGATCCGCCACGGCCGGCCGTCCGCCTGCAGCACGTCCAGCGCGCGGGCCCGGGTGATACCCGGCGGCGGGAAGACGATCAGCGGAACCGGCCGGTCGGGATCCACCCGCAGCCCCTCCGCCCCGATCCACACCATCCGGTCCCGCCACACCAGCCGGCCCCGCTCGTCCCCGTCCCCGCGCCGCTTGGCCAGTACGAGGTCCAGCCGTCCCGCGTCCAGCCGCTCGTGCAGGGTCCCCGACAGCTCCACCGTGAGCTCCAGCTCCACCTCGGGGTGCTCGTGCCGGAACCCCTCCAGGATCTCCGGCAGCCGGGTCAGTACGAAGTCCTCGGAGGCGCCGAAGCGCAGCCGCCCCCGGATCCGGGTGCCCGTGAAGAAGGCCGCCGCGCGCTCGTGCGCTTCCAGGATCGTGCGGGCGAAACCGAGCAGCGCCTCGCCGTCCTCCGTGAGCTCCACGCTGTGCGTGTCGCGGAGGAAGAGCGGCCGGCCGGTGGCCTCCTCGAGCCGTCGTACGTGCTGGCTGACCGTGGACTGCCGCACGCCGAGCCGCGCTGCGGCCTGCGTGAAGCTCAGGGTCTGCGCGACGGTGAGGAAGGTGCGCAGCTGAACCGGGTCGTACATGCGGTCCAGCCTAGAGCCGGGAGCGGTATTTATCGTGCTCCGTGATGACAGTCAGTTCGGTGTGCAGGTTTCCCGATCACCGTCCACCCCCGAGGATG contains these protein-coding regions:
- a CDS encoding aldo/keto reductase, which encodes MNQVPGIKLNNGTIMPQLGYGVWQVPDAEAEQAVGTALEAGYRSIDTASIYGNETGTGKAIAASGVPREELFVTTKLWNGKSETWGRDNVLREFDASLAKLGLDDVDLYLIHWPRPMREDFVAIWKTFEEIAASGRAKAVGVSNFRPADLERLGAESSLVPAVNQIELHPLLPQGELRALHARHGIATEAWSPLGQGKDLLTLPAVAAIAAKHGRSAAQVVLRWHLQLGNVVIPKSVTPSRIRENLDVFGFELDAEDIAALDALGAGSAGRRIGPDPAEFDF
- a CDS encoding long-chain fatty acid--CoA ligase, with the protein product MREFSVPSVVTGAPVGGLADVVFQHARQDPDRVVLGHKTNGVWGDVTSRELAEEVLALAKGLLAQGIRFGDRVAIMSRTRYEWTLFDFALWAIGAQPVPVYPSSSADQVHWILYDSECTACVVEDEDQAMTVGSVIERLPRLRRLWQLDAGAVEGLVQGGLQVAEDVVHRHRSAVTPDATATVIYTSGTTGRPKGCVLTHGNFMFEADTMVNRWESVFRAGPGEQPSTLLFLPLAHVFGRMVEVAAVRARVKLGHQPVLAAAELLPDLAAFRPTFVLGVPYVFEKVFAAARRKAEAEGRSGPFDRAVDVAVRYAEAREQKAFGIGGGPSAKLRMEHQLFEKLVYGKVRDAMGGRVRHAMSGGSAMSRRLGLFFDGAGITVFEGYGLTESCAAATANPPGATKYGTVGRPIPGSTVHIAEDGEVWLSGRHIFAGYLNDPRGTDAVLQDGWLATGDLGRLDEDGYLTITGRKKEILVTSNGKSVAPTALEERVRSHPLVSQCVLVGNDRPFIAALLTLDMEGVAHWMAMRGRPQLPAADLVLDPDLTAEVRRAVVAANTLVSQAESIRTFRVLGEQFTEERGLLTPSLKLKRRAIEKAYAKEVATLYQS
- a CDS encoding ABC transporter substrate-binding protein, translated to MLRPIRTLAAAAAALALVSACNSASKSSSPDKPGAAGNSRGVSADSIKVGGIVSMTSASGYSKKDTDLGAKARYLRANAEGGINGRKIDYVGAEDDGQDPAKNLAAARKLVQQDKVFAVSPMSSVTFSGADFLEQEKVPTFGWGTLPSFCGPKYIYGFNGCLVPTPGGTLNQTWPEGIGKVLGGAQGKTVAIIANDSDAGKFGIRTFQQGFTSAGFKVSYAKASVPATAVPSDWSAYVKELLAGSDGKAPDAIVSVMQTPNNIGLFTALKRSGYKGLLSDPTDYDPGLLAKDATKQALDGVHVLLQFEPFESADPKMAQFKADIKAANGGQDIPLNMHMMTGYMSADLFVSIAQKAGKNLTVESFQAAAQGYSDTATLVGDRSEPKGQKDSFGCGALVQLKNGAYEVSVPFKCYEPIPFK
- a CDS encoding 4a-hydroxytetrahydrobiopterin dehydratase, translating into MSREPLSQKEIEDRLRELPGWAFEDDRIIRTYRLGSHFAASALVSHIATVQDELNHHSDLTLGYNTVRVSVNTHDAGDSVTEADFTLAERVESLAPAHGAA
- a CDS encoding RICIN domain-containing protein codes for the protein MTAPDGVYLVRNLASGLLLQVESGNRVCVGPADGPEPARQWEITPVHSGGGIFHLVSVHNGKRLDVANASTESGARVQVWKANAFGAQEWVVEEHLDDPGVVSLIAAISGLPLEADAEGRARQAEDTDAPSQWWRLERVHT
- a CDS encoding ATP-binding cassette domain-containing protein, coding for MGDLLAFVLSGLVSGALYALLATGLVLSYSASGLFNFAHGATAYLCALTFYELHSGLGWPAVPAALLVVFVLAPGLGWALDRLMFRRLAQVGETAQIVATIGLLVALPAAGLWAVELLEDAGAPVKPAENQFGLPGVGPSPAKAWQLTADVGIDSDQLITWVATAVVAVALWVLLRHTRLGLRLRAAVDNRSLTELRGIDADRLSSVAWMIASGLAGLAGVLATPLLGLSAHDFTLFLFVSATAAVIGRFASVPLAFAGGLGLGVLQNLVVGYASFADSITGFRTAVPFLILFGGLLVLARRARAAGTAAVDVAPVDHLAGASWARRWGVWAGGGAALCVALYTVTTPFWSGLLAQGLALALVFMSFTVVTGLGAMVSLAQGTFVTGAALVAGLLMSHGWPFVAALAVGTCVAAVLGALVALPALRLGGRSLALATLALAFLADQVLFQMRWLRNGDSGWSIPRPVFGPVDLSDDRAMGVALVILVAVVAAGLSALRDSPSGRAMLAVRSAPAAAMASGVSVLRTKLLLFTLSAGLAGFGGVLYASYNTRITATDFTAMTGLVWLAVVVAAGVRRPQYAVVAGLVFAVAPRVMADYVTESAHLPVILFGLAGLALANDPDGYCAAIPVRVARRRAAAGAGAGVGPAGPSPTPPLPETGAPPQTPALKRRAGWNSPEGNPAPPAFEARGYGGGVPERPGGPGAQPTVSGRGGVGESPAGPAPVPALELRSVTAGYDGGLVLHGVDLVVRRGEILAVLGPNGAGKSTACRVAAGALALTGGVVLVNGRDSSRDGAVGRSRAGVLLAPEGRGIFPALSIEENLALYLADPAERDAVYARFPRLRERRGVAAGALSGGEQQMLALAPLLQRPPEVLIADEPSLGLAPRVVDEVYGLLTELRDAGTALLLVEEKAAEILGIADTVAYLSQGRVSWCGPRAEVETDRLTEAYLGMGG
- a CDS encoding class I SAM-dependent methyltransferase; translated protein: MLDYDAEAQAYDATRGGVPRAEAAAAAVLGLLPPATETLLDLGCGTGIVTTRIASGRPGARVSGADSSHGMAAMALSRGIPVVLASATRLPVRSGSLDAVTAVWLLHLLREPGAVAAVVAEAARVLRPGGVFVATVDKDSAHDVGSDIDALLAPHLTRDPADSTAEVTAHAAAAGLRPGAEARFTGHGQGVSPRRSAAALLAGRYASRVRPRGTTAQELADRLARLPAPDSPRADPTYRLRSFVRD
- a CDS encoding LysR substrate-binding domain-containing protein, translating into MYDPVQLRTFLTVAQTLSFTQAAARLGVRQSTVSQHVRRLEEATGRPLFLRDTHSVELTEDGEALLGFARTILEAHERAAAFFTGTRIRGRLRFGASEDFVLTRLPEILEGFRHEHPEVELELTVELSGTLHERLDAGRLDLVLAKRRGDGDERGRLVWRDRMVWIGAEGLRVDPDRPVPLIVFPPPGITRARALDVLQADGRPWRIACTSGSLSGLIAAARAGLGVMAHTRGLIPPGLVRVGGLPELGPVEFALLQGRRPTPASDALAAAVLAGGDRLSRPA
- a CDS encoding ABC transporter ATP-binding protein, which codes for MSTGTGTGGYVLEAAGVSVRFGGVRALDGVDLGIRAGEVCGLIGPNGAGKTTLFDVLSGIRRPDRGRMLLDGADITRRSPVWRARHGMRRTFQRQQLFGQLSVADNVLVAQEWRGGGGGFAADLVASPTRRRRERERRERAARVLADCGIGALAASYAGGLPVGRARMVELARAVADPPRVLLLDEPASGMSAPEREQLAVVVRRLAEEEGCAVLLVEHNVAFVMDLCTRVVVLDLGSVLAEGTAAEVRGDARVREAYLGA